DNA from Balaenoptera acutorostrata chromosome 14, mBalAcu1.1, whole genome shotgun sequence:
CAAGTACTACTTAAAATCAAATTTtgaaaagtaagagaaaaaagaaattactaaagagaaatgaagaaattattaaaagagATATCAGTAAAGAGTCAGAAGAGGAAAATAAGTAAGTCCATGAGTCAGGAAGGTATAAGAGCAAATGTTACCACAGCcccccagtacacacacacacacacacacacacacacacacactcattctgTACACAAAAAAATAAGCTTACATATGCCTGAATTCTCACTTTTCAAATTCTCAGAGTGATTTAACAGAGGTCAGTCTCTTTTATTCTTCACATTTTTAAGACTACCAAAATCACACCTGGCATGATAGGATCTGTAAATTACCTGTGTGAAGACGGCTGCATGCAAACTCCATATTGAACGGGACAGATTCTAAAAATATCCAGGTTGTTTTAAGGTTTAAAGGGAAAAAGTAGGTTACACTTTTACCCATAAAAGTCTGGATGACTCAGAGTTTAATAATAGGATACAGAAGCTTTCATCCCTAGGTCACTGATTCGAGGGTGACTATGGAAGACAGTCATTCTAGGACATTACCATCTAGCAGCTGTTTTGTTCACAAACTGCAGAAGAAATGTGTTGCTTGTCTCTATTAATACTCATTTGACAGGTGTGTACATTCCAAGTCATATGCATCTGCCAATCGCGAGCACTTTGAAGCAGAGTGATGAAAGCTGCAACAGCTGTTACCTTTAGAAAGCCCTTAGCATGCccaattctcttctttctttatgtaaagtactaaatattaatatttcacaTCATAACATATTTTACTGTCTCAAaccaaaatcataaaagaaagatACCTGTGGAGGATTTTTGAAATGAGTGCAATATCCTTCTATGAAACAAGGAAAGCAACAATCTTTCCTCCTAGAAAATGTGGTAAAGGCCAAACCAGCTGAGGTCAGTACTCAGAATGGCCCAGCGACCTGCAGGAGACTGCAGACATCCCTGGGATTGTGTGCTCTAAGCCATGGTCATACATGCACACTTAGGTTACTAGGAAACGTACTTCTAAAATTTATGTACCAAAGATTTATGTACCCAGGCAACACAAACCAGTTAAACTCCCACTATCTCCATCATGGTACTCTAGAGCCTTTAAGTAACTCCCTTATGTAAGTGCCAAAGATTATAATGTATCAGTTCAATCCTTCACCATGGCAACTGGAAACTGGATGGTACCTATCGGCCAGTAAAGTCATTCCACTAAGAAGGATTCTCCAACAGCCCCAGTCACAGTGATAACTGAAGAAGAATTATGttttgaaaaactaaaactattatttttaaaccacAGTATGGAGGTATTTAAGTCACCACCCTATGTCTGCACTGAAATAATGAAGACACCTATCTATCAGCCTTTGCCACACATTCAGTCCACGGCACTAATGGAAATAAGATTTATCATCTAAAAACCTGCATTCCTGTCTTCCAACTTTGTACCTTCTTTCAAAGAACTCAGCATCTCCTTTTAGAAGAATATTAATTTAACCAGGCAATATTCCAACTCACATTTAGTATGCATTTTTAATGTTTGCATAAAATGCTTAATAGGgactctgctttgttttcttaaatgatGTTAAATAATACACTATTTGGCACAGATCCAAAAGATGATGAAAAAAGTCactaataactttttatttcaaatatatcattttactttaaaaggtCTTAAAGAGTCTTGCATGTTCAAGCTTGACAGATTTACTTCTGTCAAAACCAAGAAgccttataaaatgagaaagaggGCACTCTCCATGCCCTTTGACCTGGTTCAGTAATGCAACAAAACAACTCTgcagtttgattttattttgctttagaaTTGGTGTGTCATTACAGATCATGGTCTGCAATCCCATTTCattgatgaggaaattaagacacagagaggttaagtgatgtgGAAACACAGCCTCTTTAAGTAGAAGGGACCTTATCATTAACACAGATCAGAATTATAACCACAGGCCTAGTTTTATGCAAGTGAAAGAAATGCCATTTTTGTATAAGCTAAGAGTttgttttaaaactctttaattCTAAGTTTAATAACAAACTTAGCAAACCTATTATTTTTGTCTACTTTAagtctttgtcttttgtcttAAACATCAAGAATCTCAGAGTAGAATTCAGTGCTCAAGCAGATCACCTCCTTCTAGCCGTGGTTTCTGGGGGCAGTTTCATCATCTCTTTGTCGCTCAGCTCTTCATAAACTCAATAACTAATTAGTTGAGCATCTGTTATGTGTCAGACAACATTCTAGGTGCCAAAGCCACAGTAGGGAACAAATCATGTGAAAACTCCTGTCTTCATGGAAATCAACTGCATAAGTACAAGACAGAGTATTTTTATcactatggagaaaataaatagCTGGAACGGAGATCTAGAGTGTTGGGTGAGGCTCAACTTTGGGTGACCACCAAAAAGGTGGTCAGTGAAGGTCACACAGGCGACATCTGCATACAGACCtgaaagggagaaggggaaggagtaagcaaggggatggggggtgggggggactccAGGGGGATAGTCCAGGCACAAGGAACAACACACACAAagccctgaagtggaagcatgcCTGGCCTGCATGattcatctttttgttgttgtttattatttcaaataaagtatattttttccttattaaaagtTCTGTCAAATACTTTAGAAGAAGGTCAGGAACATACATACAATCCTAAATACTGCTGATAACCTTCAGATACTATGTTACTTCAGAGGAGCTTTTCGCAGTTGTGCACGGCAATGATTCTTCACTCACCTTGccaccctcccactccccacccccattccttctctttctccactgGAGATCAAAACACTGACTTCCTAAAACTAACTTATGGAggcaaaaaaaattttgctttggGGAAAGGACCCACCTTAAGGGAATCAAACTGCAGAGTACCCCAACCTATAATGACCACCTCTCTTGAACTCCCAGCCCTTAAGAGTAAGTGCTACATGATATTGTTACTCTGTTTACATCTTATTATATGCTACCTTGTTCTTGTGTACACGTCTTGTATACACACAAGGGGACTTCCTTGGAGCCCGGCCCATACCTTGGGAATGTCTGAATCCCACCACAGGGCTTTGCACATGGATGGCACCATATCTGTTGGGCTGTTTGACAGTGATGTCATAGAAACCGACACAATGAACAGCAGGCTTTCCTCCTTTTTCAAGTATCTGTCTGCCGATAAAGCATGAAAGAGACATCACAGTCTCTCACAGGCGTTTGGATAACCTCAGCCATCTTGGCCAAGTCACTGTTTGTGTAGCATTCCATTCTGTCTAAATTCCCCTTTGCGTTTGCCGTTGGGCACGTTACACACTTTCAGTCTAGACACAAGCATGGATTAGCCACAATACACAGAGGAACTGCACCGTGTGAAATCCTCTTCAGTTCGCTTCAGCCAATGTTATTAAACACTATTACGGGAAAGGATACCAACATGAAACTACCAGACACAGGGGCTGTAAAACCCTGTCCATACAGTCTAGCCAGACAAACAGACACATATGGAACAACTTCAGTGCATGCAAGACATGCAGAAGTATTTTGAAAGTATACAAGCAGTGGCCTGGAGGTGAGGTAAGGCTTCACAGAAAAGTTGGCACCTGAACAGCCAgagttttgaaagatgaataggcGTAGGACAATCAGACACGGGATCAAAGGGCATTCCGGATTGTGCAAAACACTGGAAGAAACATAACAGACTGAAAACTGCTGGAAGGACGcattcaccaccagggaaggaaaGCCGGTCTACTGCACTCTTAaactttccaagaaaaaaaacaagttttCAAATAAAGAGCTGAGGAGGAAAGTTTCACCAGCACTTGTTTTGTTAAGCCTCTTAgccttgctttgctttgttttgctctttctgttttgttccctcTCAGAGAAATAAAGCACTCTGCTGGCATAAAACTTCAGTGAGAGAAAGTACTTCAACTTtactaaggaaaaagaaactgaaaagcgGACCAGGGccaaggaataaataaatgaataacactTTTTCTGGATTATTTAAATGGAGCAAAATTTCAAATTCGGTATCATTCATTGCAACTCTTCTCTCCACcaactcaatacatatttattttatacccacTATTTGTTAGTTTCTGGGATACCAGGCCTCTGAGGCACTCTCATTGCCCTCCTCTTTGAGCAAGCTCCTTGCTTGCAATCTAATAAAAGAAAGAGCAGAAGGCAATTCACTTGTACCCTGTTCCTTCTATGGTTGCCAATCAAAGCTCGAAGCTCAAGCAGAGTTAAATTCCAGTCAAGTTAACCAGCGAAGACAAACACACTTAAACCAACAACCGAGATGTAAGAAACTGATAGAGGTCCTCCATAAGGGTGTTCATCACCCCTTCCTGTGAGCAGGGAGCTGGCGAGCTGGACTTCCTGGCCAGTGATTTGGAATGCTGAATGGAGGAcaggggagggacagaggggcTGGGGTTACCTGGGAGCTCAGGTAGACTTTGAGGCACTCCTCGCACACGGCCTTCTTGCAGCAGGGCAAGGGCTTGATGGGCTTGTCTTCCAGGCACACCCGGCACATCAGCACCATGAGGGGCGCGTAGGGATCCCCGACCCCACCCAGGCCAGAATAGGGTGGAGCTCCCAGCAGGCTGGGCACGGAGAACGGCTCGGGCGCCAGGTAGAACTCCAGCTCGATGCTGCCGCCGTCGGGGGACAGGGGGTCCGCTGGGAGCGACAGccgggggctggggaaggaggagggggtgcTGGGAGGGTTGGTCACCGGCGGAGCCCGGGGTGGCGACGCGGGCAGCGAGAGCCGCTCCGCCGAGGGGGCCTCGGGCAGGTCGTTCTCCACGCAGAACACAGAGCAGAAGACTTGTCTCTTGGCGGGGGGCGGGCGCCGCTGGCCCAGCACGTCCAGGACCAGTCCGTCTGGGGCCCCGACGCAGGTCCGGGGCTCCGGCTGCTCGCCGGGGGGCGCCTCCTGCTGTTCATCCCCTCTCTCCTTTCGGTCCcccgcttcctcctcctcccttgccAGCTGCTGTTGCAAAGCCTGGGGGTTGAGGGGCCCGGTGTAGGCCAGTCCTGCGGGCTGCGCCGGTGCCTGGTTCTTCTTCCAGCTCGGGGCCCCCCGGCTCCTCGCGGGCTCCGGGACGCTCGTGTGCGCGCAGCCCGAGTCGCTTCCGCAGCTGCCGCCGCTCGGCTCGGCGGAGGAGGCGCGCGGCCCGGGCGCCCCGGTGCTGTCCCCCGGCGGCCTCGGGGGCTCGGGGTGGCCCGTGGCGCCGCCAGGGGGGGTCCGCGCCTCCAGGGGCCCGCCGCTGCCGCTCACCGTGCTCTGCTCCTCGCCCATCGCCGCCCGCGGCCGAAGCCGCCGCCGCCCATCCAGCCGCCGGGACCCCCACCCGGCGCCGGCGGGCAGCGGGGGCAGCGGCTCGGCTCGACTCGCGGCTCCGCTTCTGCTTCCGGGTCCCTCCTCCGGGGCTGGGACGCCCCGAGCTCCCTCGGGGGAGCCTGTGCTCCCGGGCGGCGGCGCGCGGGGAGCCCGGCCCGGCccgctgctcctcctcctcctcctcctggtcctCCCGCGCGGCCGGGCACCGCCTCGGGGGCGCCGAGGGCCGCTCGCTCGGGCCGCCGGCGCGCCCGCCCCACATGCAGGTCGGGGCGGCGCCGCGGCCCCCGGGAGCCCCTGGAGGGACAGAAGGGTCCGGAGGGAGGAGGCCGTCAGTCCCGCGCCATCGCCGGTCCCTGCTGGGGGCCGGGCGGCCGGAGGGCGGTGGTCAAAGGGTCGAGGGGCCTGTGGCGCCGCCGCGGCTCGCACCAGGAGGGGCAGCCGGAGCGCGAGCCAGCCGCCGCGGCCCCAGGGGGAGAGGCCGGAGCGCGCCACCTCCCGCTCCCGCTCCTCGTGCTTCACCTAGCGCCCTCCTCAccgcccctcaccccacccctttgGCACACACCTCCCCACACGTACACACGCGCGCGGGCACCGCGCACTCACTCACGCACACCCCGAGTGGGTGTGATCTCAGACCAGGATGCGCTCTCGCCCCCAGGGTTCACGCTCGGCCTCCTCCAAACCCTCCAGAGCCGGCAGGCTGCCCTTCGGGCTACGCTTTGAGCAGAACTTCCTACAAAACTCCTCTTTACTGAAAGCTAGAGCTAGAAAACCCTGGCTAGTTAGGATTTTGGTTTCGCTTGTTTCTCTTGCGTTCGTCCGATTTTAAATCCTCCAAAGAGGGAGTTCAGAGAATTAACGCTAGGAATTATTAGTTCAAAATGCTGTGTGTACAACTCTCTGCTCTCTGCTTAATAAGGTAGGAAGGATGTTTGAAACCCACAAAAGTGCCGAAAAGCACGTTTAACCTACTCCTTTAACTAGAATCCTTATGAGAGCTGGTAAATAACGAATTTAAGATTTAtccccctttcctccttttcaGTGTCCTcttaggaacttttttttttttttaaccctttgaaTATTCCTAAATGGGTAGCATTAAGGTCGTAAGATGGTCTGGCCTAATTAATAAACCGGATCGTTGGTGGAAATCATGAAAAGTTTCATTAGCACAACCATATTTATCCCCAAAACTGTTTCCAAGACAACAATTATAGTTGAGCCAGAACTTAATTATGTGTTGATCTATCTTTATTTTCCAGGAAGTATTAGTCACCCAGACTGGTGCATGTTAGTTCCCTAAAGccaatgaaaacatttttggGAAGCCAacctttgtttttttcatcttgagaGGGAATTTAATTTACACATTCATGTAATAGGAAGGAGCTGTGAAGTGTGTAGAATTTTTTTATCTCGAAGTTGTTATTGGgttgttctaaaatattttccaaatcagATAACAAATGCTAGAAAGGTGACTAGCTATGCAGTACTAAGAAAGGAGGGTAGCACCAAAGAACATGTCCATCATGTGTGTCTGATGTTCAGGGGCACCACAAATGGATGAAGCTAATCAATCAGTCTAAATGCCCACCTCATTTATCAGTCTGACCCAAGAATGAAGAATTCTTATTTGGAAGATTAAATGctatttagggattttttttttttcatcttggcTAATTGATTTCCTAGTAACTgctatttttcttccaaatgatTCTAGTGTTCATTGTTTTAAACGCAGGGACAAGAAACCTAcatgtttgtgtctttttttgtatGCCATCTGATAACtacttttctattctttctaaAGGGATATAAAAGTAATCCGTGTTTTCTGGGTGACAACAGTCTGAGAGTAAGACCAGAGTAACAATAATGGATACAAAAAAGTATatctccggggcttccctggtggcgcagtggttgggaatctgcctgccaatgcaggggacacgggttcgagccctggtctgggaagatcccacatgccgcggagcagctgggcccgtgagccacaattgctgagcctgcgcgtctagagcctgtgctcctcaacgggagaggccgcgatagtgagaggcccgcgcaccgcaatgaagagtggcccctgctcgccgcaactagagaaagcccttgcacagaaacgaagacccaacacagctaaaaataaataaattaattaattaattttaaaaaaaaaaagtatatctcCACAGTGTCTCTAGGAATCAAACCCCTCAAGGTCTTCCCATAGTTTTGGGACTCCCTCCTCCACACATATTTGTCGTAGGTGTTCCAAGAACTTGTTCTTGCAGTGCCCACCATTTTGTTCCTTATCCCTCAGATCTGGTTCACTGAAAGTGGCTTTCCTTGACACTGAATCAAGTCACCAGTGGGACTTTTGAAGGCTGCCCTGTAGCTCTGCAGCCCTTCTCCTTACCATGACTTCCTCCCCATGGGATTTGTCTGGTGTTTGTGAAAATAGAACCATGGCATGCCATATCTCCAGCCTCCAGACAGACTCAGACTTGCCTCAATCCTGGGCCCAGCACCCCTGGTGTTCAATCTGGGACCCATAGGACACCAGTAACATGGAGTTAAAATGCAAAGTTAATATGGTGATCCTACTATCAATTTCCCCTAAAATGAAACACATGAAGCACCTATGATAGTTGTACTGATaggattcattttaaaaaaattgattgaaAATATAGTTACTGTAGCAAAAATTTCACTTATCTAACACAAGCTTAATTTTTCTCAAAACTCAAACCATCTGCTCCATGTCAGGCTGTATACAGTTGTTAGTACAGTATAAACTCTATCACCAATATTCTGTCACTACCAGTTTCAACtttcaatgttttgtaatttgcACTGGGCTGTGCACATTCCCTAAAACCAAGACTTGAATATTGGGAGACAATGTCAAGTTTGAGAATTGACATAGTCAATTACTTTTGGTCATTACTGAACGTTATTTTTTCTATTACCAACTTTCCTATCCTGGCTTTTAAGCATGACTTGTTTTTGCTTCCCTGGAAAATTTTTATTCAGACTTTAATTCAATAATTAAAGACCctagatttattaatttattaaaaagtgttatgaaaaatcagaaaagctgtgaatcattttaattttacatactAAAGGTAAAGCGGATTTCTTCATAACTGTTGtggagaaaaaatacataatgttTAAATACCATGAAATAATTAGACAGCAAATACCTGAATTGTTTTTCTATCAGTCCTTCAACTATCAAATATATAtgcgtgtatgtatatatatatatatatttttttttttaattcatttcctGAAGAGGAATGAACACAGTGGAATGAATTTCTAGGTCTGCTTCTGAAAGACACAGTGGAATGTTGGTCCTCACTCTCCTATTGTCTCTCCTCTTCACCCATGGAGGGAGAGAACCTGGAATCATTAAGGAAAAGGGGCATTAGTACAACACAATTGTTTCGCTTTATTTTTCCACCCAAATTTCCTAAGGAAAATCCAAATgagataaagttaaaaataaaatgaaacagtacATTCcttcaaattataaaattaaagccCAAATGCTTGGAAAACAGAGGAAACcaagaataaaaaggaagatgaggaaggaaaaagaagacaaatggaagggaggaagggggaaaaaaaaggaaggagagaaggagagagggaaggagggaaggagggaaggaagaaaggaagggaagaacttTATTATCCACTACCCAAAATAACCACTTAAACCTCTTTAACAGAGTGATAAACTTCATTCTAGTTTTTACATCTGTGTGTATAAAAAAATGTCAAATGATATATGTTCCTtttcctacattttaaaaattagtaatataTCCTGACCATTTTCACACTATTAAGACATCTGTATATCATCATGATTTGTGACAATATAGAATTTTACTATATAGATgcatcacaatttatttaactaattccattttatttttaaaaagtagattatttatgattttaagaaaacatacaatataacatttaatatatatgaatatgtattataACCTTTGTGTACATTCCTAATATACCATAGCATAAAGTCCTAAAAATTAAATAGCTCCTCAAAAGAGTAGATGTAATTTTGAGGTTTTGGCACACATATCAGAGAAATTTAGCACCAATTTATAACCCCATTAACAGTGAGGGTATGAGAGAGTCTACATCCCTAATCATTctaaggagatttttaaaaattaaaaatgctgtaAATAACAtcttacttttaaattaatgagCACATTCTTTtagataaaaagggaaaaatcaaataTTAACTGTCGATTCCCTTTGGATATATATAATTTAGCATCACATGTTATGGTTCTCTATTCCTGAGGTTATGGTTCTAACAGCTTTCCttcctcatctttttaaaaaatttcctcatTACCTCTTCTAGTGACAGTAATACTCTAAAAATACTCGGAGGTAA
Protein-coding regions in this window:
- the RNF217 gene encoding E3 ubiquitin-protein ligase RNF217 isoform X3; protein product: MGEEQSTVSGSGGPLEARTPPGGATGHPEPPRPPGDSTGAPGPRASSAEPSGGSCGSDSGCAHTSVPEPARSRGAPSWKKNQAPAQPAGLAYTGPLNPQALQQQLAREEEEAGDRKERGDEQQEAPPGEQPEPRTCVGAPDGLVLDVLGQRRPPPAKRQVFCSVFCVENDLPEAPSAERLSLPASPPRAPPVTNPPSTPSSFPSPRLSLPADPLSPDGGSIELEFYLAPEPFSVPSLLGAPPYSGLGGVGDPYAPLMVLMCRVCLEDKPIKPLPCCKKAVCEECLKVYLSSQVQLGQVEIKCPITECFEFLEETTVIYNLTHEDSIKYKYFLELGRIDSSTKPCPQCKHFTTFKKKGHIPTPSRSESKYKIHIQRTEGCDHMTCSQCNTNFCYRCGERYRQLRFFGDHTSNLSIFGCKYRYLPERPHLRRLVRGSVCAGKLFIAPLILVLGLALGAIAVVIGLFVFPIYCLCKKQRKRSRTGMHW
- the RNF217 gene encoding E3 ubiquitin-protein ligase RNF217 isoform X2; translation: MGEEQSTVSGSGGPLEARTPPGGATGHPEPPRPPGDSTGAPGPRASSAEPSGGSCGSDSGCAHTSVPEPARSRGAPSWKKNQAPAQPAGLAYTGPLNPQALQQQLAREEEEAGDRKERGDEQQEAPPGEQPEPRTCVGAPDGLVLDVLGQRRPPPAKRQVFCSVFCVENDLPEAPSAERLSLPASPPRAPPVTNPPSTPSSFPSPRLSLPADPLSPDGGSIELEFYLAPEPFSVPSLLGAPPYSGLGGVGDPYAPLMVLMCRVCLEDKPIKPLPCCKKAVCEECLKVYLSSQVQLGQVEIKCPITECFEFLEETTVIYNLTHEDSIKYKYFLELGRIDSSTKPCPQCKHFTTFKKKGHIPTPSRSESKYKIQCPTCQFVWCFKCHSPWHEGVNCKEYKKGDKLLRHWASEIEHGQRNAQKCPKCKIHIQRTEGCDHMTCSQCNTNFCYRCGERYRQLRFFGDHTSNLSIFGCKYRYLPERPHLRRLVRGSVCGLFVFPIYCLCKKQRKRSRTGMHW
- the RNF217 gene encoding E3 ubiquitin-protein ligase RNF217 isoform X1; the encoded protein is MGEEQSTVSGSGGPLEARTPPGGATGHPEPPRPPGDSTGAPGPRASSAEPSGGSCGSDSGCAHTSVPEPARSRGAPSWKKNQAPAQPAGLAYTGPLNPQALQQQLAREEEEAGDRKERGDEQQEAPPGEQPEPRTCVGAPDGLVLDVLGQRRPPPAKRQVFCSVFCVENDLPEAPSAERLSLPASPPRAPPVTNPPSTPSSFPSPRLSLPADPLSPDGGSIELEFYLAPEPFSVPSLLGAPPYSGLGGVGDPYAPLMVLMCRVCLEDKPIKPLPCCKKAVCEECLKVYLSSQVQLGQVEIKCPITECFEFLEETTVIYNLTHEDSIKYKYFLELGRIDSSTKPCPQCKHFTTFKKKGHIPTPSRSESKYKIQCPTCQFVWCFKCHSPWHEGVNCKEYKKGDKLLRHWASEIEHGQRNAQKCPKCKIHIQRTEGCDHMTCSQCNTNFCYRCGERYRQLRFFGDHTSNLSIFGCKYRYLPERPHLRRLVRGSVCAGKLFIAPLILVLGLALGAIAVVIGLFVFPIYCLCKKQRKRSRTGMHW